The following are from one region of the Cervus canadensis isolate Bull #8, Minnesota chromosome 21, ASM1932006v1, whole genome shotgun sequence genome:
- the LOC122423821 gene encoding LOW QUALITY PROTEIN: calpastatin-like (The sequence of the model RefSeq protein was modified relative to this genomic sequence to represent the inferred CDS: deleted 1 base in 1 codon; substituted 1 base at 1 genomic stop codon), whose protein sequence is MQTSPKPGXSLRGSEAGRRVAASSASASKSSSMNPTEAKPVKTEPEKKPQSSKPSEVHEKKAQEAKPKEHTEPKSPPKHSSDTGSKHAPKEKAVSKPSEQPPSEKSTKPKTKSQDKISGGGKSTVPAGVAAASAEPADKNKENKSLISAVPAESKPSKPSGKSDMDTALDDLIDTLGEPEETKEDKPAYTGPEVSDLMSSTYIEELGKREVTHSPKYRELLNKKDGIAAPPPDSSKPLGPNDAIDALSSDFTCSSPAADGKKTKKEKSTEEALKAQSAGVIRSAAPPQEKKRKVEEDAMTEQTLEALSASLGTRKPEPELDPSSIKEVDEAKAKEEKVKKCGEDEETVPSDYRLKPATDKDGKPLLPEAEEKPKPVSESELIDELSEDFDRSKCKEKQSKPTEKTEASPATAPVPVAEDVPRTSMCSMQSAPPAAAPAKGMVPDDAVEALAGSLGKKEADPEDGKPVEDKVKEKAKEEDREKLGEKEETIPPDYRLEEAKDKDGKPLLPKEVKEPLPPVSDDFLLDALSEDFTVPSDTSSPQFEDAKLSAVVSEVVSQTPAPTTQAAGPPPDTTQRDNKELDDALDQLSDSLGQRQPDPDENKPVEDKVKEKAKAEHRDKLGERDDTIPPAYQHLLDDDKEGTPGKPKASKKPKASEDKDKKPAASAKAPRNGGKAKDSTQAKEETSKPKADGKSTS, encoded by the exons ATGCAAACGTCCCCCAAGCCCGGCTGAAGTCTCCGGGGCTCCGAAGCCGGACGCAGAGTGGCTGCTTCCTCTGCCTCCGCCAGCAAGTCTTCCAGTATGAATCCCACAGAAGCCAAGCCTGTAAAAACAGAGCCTGAGAAGAAGCCGCAATCATCTAAGCCATCTGAGGTTCACGAGAAAAAAGCCCAAGAAGCAAAGCCAAAGGAACACACAGAGCCAAAAAGCCCACCCAAGCACTCCTCAGATACCGGGAGCAAGCATGCTCCTAAGGAAAAAGCCGTTTCCAAACCAAGCGAGCAGCCACCATCAgagaaatcaacaaaaccaaagacCAAGTCCCAGGACAAGATTTCCGGTGGTGGCAAGAGCACCGTTCCTGCTGGTGTGGCCGCAGCGTCTGCCGAACCAGCtgacaagaataaagaaaataaatcattaatatCAGCCGTACCAGCTGAATCCAAACCGAGTAAACCATCTGGAAAGTCAGACATGGATACTGCTCTGGATGACTTAATAGACACTTTAGGAGAACCTGAAGAGACGAAAGAAGATAAGCCAGCATATACTGGACCGGAAGTTTCGGATCTGATGAGTTCTACCTACATAGAAGAACTGGGTAAAAGAGAAGTCACACATTCTCCAAAATATAGGGAACTTTTGAATAAAAAAGACGGGATCGCAGCCCCTCCTCCAGACTCCTCGAAACCCCTGGGGCCCAATGATGCCATCGATGCCTTGTCATCAGACTTCACCTGCAGTTCCCCTGCAGCTGAtggaaagaaaactaagaaagagAAATCTACAGAAGAGGCTTTAAAAGCTCAGTCAGCGGGGGTAATCAGAAGTGCTGCTCCAccccaagagaaaaaaaggaaagtggaaGAGGACGCCATGACTGAGCAGACCCTGGAGGCCCTGTCAGCCTCCCTGGGCACCCGGAAGCCGGAGCCGGAGCTCGACCCCAGCTCTATTAAGGAGGTCGATGAGGCAAAAGCCaaagaagagaaagtaaagaaatgtggtgaagatgaggaaacagtccCGTCGGACTATAGATTAAAACCAGCCACGGATAAAGATGGA AAACCACTCTTGCCAGAAGCTGAAGAAAAACCCAAGCCCGTGAGTGAATCAGAACTCATTGATGAACTTTCAGAAGATTTTGACCGGTCTAAGTGTAAAGAAAAACAATCTAAGCCAACTGAAAAAACAGAGGCGTCTCCGGCCACCGCCCCCGTGCCTGTGGCAGAGGACGTGCCTCGGACTTCCATGTGTTCCATGCAGTCGGCTCCGCCCGCGGCAGCTCCAGCGAAGGGCATGGTGCCAGATGATGCTGTCGAAGCCTTGGCTGGAAGCCTGGGCAAAAAGGAAGCAGATCCAGAAGACGGAAAGCCTGTGGAGGATAAAGTCAAGGAGAAAGCCAAAGAAGAGGATCGTGAAAAACTtggtgaaaaagaagaaacaattccTCCTGATTACAGATTAGAAGAAGCCAAGGATAAAGACGGAAAACCACTGCTGCCAAAAGAGGTCAAGGAACCGCTCCCACCCGTGAGTGACGACTTCCTCCTGGATGCTCTGTCCGAGGACTTCACTGTCCCCTCAGACACGTCATCACCTCAGTTTGAAGATGCTAAACTTTCAGCTGTCGTCTCTGAGGTGGTTTCCCAAACCCCAGCTCCAACTACCCAGGCGGCCGGTCCACCCCCCGACACCACGCAGCGTGACAACAAAGAACTTGACGATGCCCTGGATCAACTTTCTGACAGTCTCGGGCAAAGACAGCCTGATCCAGATGAGAATAAACCCGTAGAAGATAAAGTCAAGGAAAAAGCCAAAGCTGAACACAGAGACAAGCTGGGAGAAAGAGATGACACCATCCCACCTGCATACCAGCATCTTTTGGATGATGACAAGGAGGGCACACCGGGGAAGCCAAAGGCATCAAAGAAACCCAAAGCATCAGAGGACAAAGACAAGAAGCCTGCTGCCAGTGCCAAAGCCCCCAGGAACGGCGGGAAAGCCAAGGATTCCACACAAGCAAAGGAGGAAACTTCCAAGCCAAAAGCTGATGGAAAAAGTACAAGTTAA